From one Rosa rugosa chromosome 4, drRosRugo1.1, whole genome shotgun sequence genomic stretch:
- the LOC133742189 gene encoding ABC transporter A family member 2, which translates to MMELVSGFPLLLQQFTAMFKKNLLLAWRHKVGTLVHLFSSFFFIFLIFCIQKALEANSASSTGFKTIKDPEPLASPPIPPCEEKDFIKKPCYDFVWSGDGSPEIQTIVDGIMANNPGRQIPSSKVKGFKSRDEVDKWLADNQKICPGALHFAVRDDKVISYGVQTNSTHVPKRREFEDITMKFQIPLQIAAEREIARVLIGDPKFSWNVAFKEFPHPARELYSAIESVGPTFFLATAMFGFVFQMTSLITEKELKLREAMTMMGLYDTAYWLSWLTWEGIMTVFSSLFIVLFGMMFQFDFFLKNDFVVLYLLFFLFQLNMIGFSFWLSAFISKASSSTTVGFVIFIIGFITQDVTKYFPYDVRTTKKYQIMWSFFPPNLLAKGLFILADATATSQDDGIRLSNIRECGPNERRCVMTISGIYKWLVSSFFLWFVLALYFDNILANASGVKKPLYYFLTPGYWLGTGGVKVKEGKNAIPDDHITPDDADVLEEEHLVKQQSMEGTLDPRIAVQIRGLVKTYPGKKRPFCCCCCCCCKETPPYNAVKGLWVNFAKDQLFCLLGPNGAGKSTTISCLVGITPFTGGDALIYDHSARSSGGMANIRKLIGVCPQFDVLWSALTGQEHLQLFATIKGLPPASIETMAEKSLAEVKLTEAAKMRAGSYSGGMKRRLSVAIAFIGDPKLVILDEPTTGIDPITRRHVWDIIQEAKKGRSIVLTTHSMEEADILSDRIGIMAKGRLRCIGTSIRLKSRFGSGFIANVSLRGGAGSQSHESVKQFFKYHLDVLHKEETECYLTFVIPQEKEGRLTNFFAELQDRQHEFGIADIQLGLTTLEEVFLNISRQAELEAAMAEGRLVTLTLTSGKSVEIPVGAEHAWIPETESEDHPKGLMVEVYWDQDESGKLCIAGHSAETPVPQNIDPMNLH; encoded by the exons tcatcTTCTGCATCCAGAAAGCACTCGAGGCTAACTCAGCGTCATCCACGGGGTTCAAGACCATCAAGGACCCCGAGCCTCTGGCCTCGCCGCCGATCCCGCCCTGCGAGGAGAAGGATTTCATCAAGAAGCCTTGCTATGACTTCGTGTGGAGCGGCGATGGGAGCCCGGAGATCCAGACCATTGTGGACGGCATCATGGCTAACAACCCCGGCCGGCAGATCCCGTCGAGCAAG GTGAAAGGGTTTAAATCAAGAGATGAAGTAGACAAATGGCTGGCTGATAATCAAAAGATTTGCCCGGGAGCTTTGCATTTTGCGGTAAGAGATGACAAGGTGATTAGCTATGGCGTGCAGACTAATTCCACTCACGTACCCAAAAGAAGGGAATTTGAAGATATCACCATGAAATTCCAAATTCCGCTTCAGATTGCCGCGGAGCGTGAGATTGCTAGGGTTCTGATTGGAG ATCCGAAGTTTAGCTGGAATGTTGCTTTCAAGGAATTTCCACACCCTGCAAGGGAGTTGTACTCGGCAATTGAGTCAGTAGGACCAACCTTTTTCCTTGCAACCGCAATGTTTGGTTTTGTATTTCAAATGACATCCTTGATCACAGAGAAAGAACTAAAGCTTCGAGAG GCAATGACGATGATGGGTCTTTATGATACCGCCTACTGGTTATCATGGCTCACATGGGAGGGGATTATGACAGTTTTCTCATCACTTTTCATAGTTCTCTTTGGAATGATGTTTCAGTTTGACTTTTTCCTAAAGAACGATTTTGTAGTCCTATAtctcctcttctttcttttccaacTGAATATG ATTGGTTTTTCCTTCTGGCTCTCGGCCTTCATAAGCAAGGCATCTTCATCCACAACTGTGGGTTTCGTCATATTCATTATTGGCTTTATAACCCAG GACGTGACAAAATACTTTCCTTATGATGTTAGGACCACTAAAAAATATCAAATCATGTGGTCATTCTTCCCACCTAATCTTCTTGCCAAAGGTCTATTCATACTCGCTGATGCAACAGCCACTTCCCAAGATGATGGGATTAGGTTGAGTAATATAAGAGAGTGTGGACCAAATGAGCGAAGATGTGTTATGACAATT AGTGGCATTTACAAATGGCTTGTGAGTTCATTCTTCCTCTGGTTTGTATTGGCTCTCTACTTCGACAACATTCTCGCAAATGCATCTGGTGTGAAAAAACCACTTTATTACTTTTTAACGCCCGGCTACTGGTTAGGGACAGGTGGGGTAAAAGTGAAAG AGGGTAAAAATGCAATACCAGATGATCATATTACTCCAGATGATGCGGATGTCCTTGAAGAGGAGCACCTTGTTAAACAACAATCTATGGAAGGCACACTTGATCCGAGAATTGCAGTTCAGATACGTGGCCTTGTAAAGACATATCCTGGGAAGAAAAGACCTttctgttgctgctgctgctgctgctgcaaggAGACTCCACCTTACAATGCTGTCAAG GGATTATGGGTGAACTTTGCAAAGGATCAGTTATTCTGTCTACTTGGACCTAACGGAGCTGGGAAAAGCACAACAATCAGTTGTTTAGTTGGTATCACACCATTTACTGGAGGAGATG CATTGATTTATGACCATTCTGCCCGAAGCTCAGGTGGTATGGCAAATATTCGAAAACTTATAGGAGTTTGTCCACAG TTTGATGTTCTTTGGAGTGCGTTGACTGGGCAAGAGCACCTCCAACTGTTCGCTACTATTAAAGGCCTACCCCCAGCTTCAATAGAAACG ATGGCTGAGAAGTCATTGGCGGAGGTGAAACTCACTGAGGCAGCTAAAATGAGAGCTGGGAGTTACAGTGGAGGAATGAAACGTCGCCTGAGTGTTGCAATAGCCTTTATTGGTGATCCGAAGTTGGTTATTTTAGATGAACCG ACAACCGGTATAGATCCCATAACAAGAAGGCATGTCTGGGACATCATACAGGAGGCCAAGAAAGGGCGTTCAATTGTCCTAACAACCCATTCAATGGAAGAAGCTGACATTCTAAGTGACCGGATAGGAATCATGGCAAAGGGGAGGCTCCGTTGCATCGGAACTTCAATCAGACTGAAGTCACGGTTTGGGAGTGGTTTTATTGCTAATGTGAGCTTAAGGGGAGGCGCTGGTAGCCAAAGTCATGAATCTGTGAAGCAGTTCTTTAAATAC CATTTGGATGTTTTACACAAGGAAGAGACCGAGTGCTATCTGACTTTTGTTATTCCTCAGGAAAAAGAGGGACGTTTGACG AATTTTTTTGCTGAGCTTCAAGATAGGCAACATGAATTTGGTATAGCTGACATCCAACTCGGTCTCACAACTCTAGAAGAAGTTTTCTTGAATATATCGAGGCAAGCGGAGCTAGAAGCCGCCATGGCAGAAGGGAGGCTGGTTACTCTCACTTTAACATCTGGAAAGTCAGTTGAG ATACCTGTAGGAGCCGAGCATGCTTGGATTCCAGAAACAGAATCTGAAGACCATCCAAAAGGGCTTATGGTAGAAGTTTACTGGGATCAAGATGAGTCTGGTAAACTCTGCATTGCTGGTCACTCAGCCGAAACTCCAGTACCTCAGAATATTGATCCCATGAATTTACATTAG